Proteins encoded within one genomic window of Cryptococcus neoformans var. grubii H99 chromosome 4, complete sequence:
- a CDS encoding zuotin, which yields MASVVTLPITLTATPAGYSKPSPSKASVPKQLPIYPAGPSFISAARRQILQRSFADDDKAILEARERDAEAKANASVDGTQYPGLGEEEESQTVLSSDPKEWKKQDHYAILGLGHLRYTATDDQIKVAHRRKVLRHHPDKKASQTGHGTNDDSFFKCIQKAHETLTNPERRRQFDSIDWNINDEVPDFKKLSPEEFCTQANALFAREGRFSKVQPVPEFGDLNSSKKDVEGFYDFFYNFDSWRSFEWHDKEVNEGSDSRDDKRFTEKKNKSERTRRKKEDNTRLRELVDSVLALDPRIKRIKAEEKAARDAKKKGGAVGAPKQLSAAEKKKLEEQKKKEEEEKKAAEKKANEASKADREAAKKAKEAARKNLKKWKKAISTVIASSNYFQAEGTAASAQVIEKQLGELDALVELLEPEQVKDLKEKVEKAGNGDPAKAALQEKVAALGDKGAGKFSEFA from the exons ATGGCCTCCGTTGTCACCCTCCCCATCACCCTCACCGCGACACCCGCCGGTTACTCCAAgccttccccttccaagGCTTCTGTTCCCAAGCAGCTCCCCATTTATCCCGCCGGGCCATCATTCATCTCCGCCGCTCGTCGACAAATTCTTCAACGCTCTTTCGCAGACGACGACAAGGCCATTCTCGAGGCTCGTGAACGTGACGCTGAGGCCAAGGCCAACGCTTCTGTCGACGGTACCCAATACCCCGGTTTgggtgaggaagaagaatctCAGACTGTCTTGTCTTCCGACCCCAAGGAGTGGAAAAAGCAGGATCACTATGCCATTCTCGGTTTGGGACACTTGAGGTACACTGCCACTGACGACCAAATCAAGGTTGCTC ACCGAAGGAAGGTCCTCCGACACCACCCGGATAAAAAGGCCAGTCAGACTGGTCACGGTACCAATGACGACTCTTTCTTCAAGTGTATCCAGAAGG CCCACGAGACCCTTACCAATCCCGAACGTCGACGTCAGTTCGACTCAATCGACTGGAACATCAACGACGAAGTTCCCGATTTCAAGAAGCTTTCTCCCGAAGAGTTCTGTACCCAGGCCAACGCCCTCTTTGCTCGTGAGGGTCGATTCTCCAAAGTCCAGCCCGTTCCCGAGTTTGGTGATCTCAACTCCTCCAAAAAGGACGTCGAGGGCTTCTACGACTTCTTCTACAACTTTGACTCTTGGAGAAGTTTCGAGTGGCACGACAAGGAGGTCAACGAGGGTTCCGACTCTCGTGATGACAAGCGATTcactgagaagaagaacaaatCTGAGCGAACCCGACGTAAGAAGGAGGACAACACCCGTCTCCGTGAGCTTGTTGACTCTGTCCTTGCTCTTGACCCCCGTATCAAGAGGATCAAggccgaggagaaggctgcCCGTGatgccaagaagaagggtggtgCCGTCGGTGCTCCTAAGCAGTTGAGCGCtgccgagaagaagaagctcgaggagcagaagaagaaggaggaagaagagaagaaggctgctgagaagaaggccaacGAGGCTAGCAAAGCCGACAGGGAGGCCGCtaagaaggccaaggaggcGGCCAGGAAGAACCTcaagaaatggaagaag GCCATCTCTACTGTTAttgcctcttccaactACTTCCAAGCCGAAGGCACCGCCGCCTCTGCCCAGGTTATCGAGAAGCAGCTCGGTGAGCTCGACGCTCTCGTTGAGCTTCTCGAGCCCGAGCAGGTCAAGGACctcaaggagaaggttgagaaggCTGGCAACGGCGACCCCGCCAAGGCTGCCTTGCAGGAGAAGGTTGCCGCTTTGGGAGATAAGGGTGCTGGCAAGTTCTCTGAGTTCGCTTAG
- a CDS encoding pre-mRNA branch site protein p14, giving the protein MQRPNDSLTQRALFVKNLNFNITGADLYDLFGKYGPIRQIRLGTDANLKTKGTAYVVFESPDDAKEAVNQLNGFHLMERYIVVLYHHPSKQQASALAKAELRAREEALAEEKRRLGMKDE; this is encoded by the exons ATGCAACGACCAAACGACTCTTTAACCCAACGAGCGCTTTT CGTGAAGAACCT CAATTTCAACATCACCGGCGCCGATTTGTACGACCTCTTTGGCAAGTACGGACCCATCCGGCAAATCCGCCTAGGTACAGACGCAAATCTCAAGACCAAAGGAACAGCATACGTAGTGTTTGAGAGTCCGGATGATGCTAAGGAGGCTGTCAACCAACTGAATGGTTTCCACTTGATGGAAAGATATATTGTCG TGCTTTACCATCACCCATCAAAACAACAAGCGTCAGCGCTGGCCAAGGCAGAATTAAGAGCACGAGAAGAAGCGTTagcagaggagaagaggcggtTGGGTATGAAGGACGAATAG